The DNA segment TTCATATCACAGCCTTTATGTAAAAgtttcgatttaattttttcatacagtAATTGCGTTGTAAATACATAACAAGTCAAACAATACaacttaataatatataatttacttttgtgatataataaaaaaaatatataaacaaaggAACCAAATAAATTGCAAAGGCTTACAAAGCGGGTGTTGGGAAACTTGGGCCGcacgttgttgctgctgttgctgtgattgtggtggttgttgttgcggtgGTTGTGGCTGCGTTTGTGGTACTGGCTGTGGCTGACCCAACCGTGGCGGTGGCGGCACCATCCAAGCACCACGTGGCATACCGCTACCATCGCCAGGCTCAATTTTTGGTATTGTGCGTCCCGCAACGAACATAGAATTCATTGAGTGATTTGTATCAGCAACTAAAAATGTCAATTAAcagaaatgaaaagtaaaatataatcgTGACCCGTAAATAATGATAAATATAAAGTCTACAACACAagtgaaaacaacaaataataataacgaaaatttaaaaaaatattcataaaattataataccTCCTCCTTGGGGGTACCCATAGCCTGGTCCAACCAATTGTGATGGATGGTGTTGTATTGTGCCAATGTCATTTCCATCTATGTCCATACCTCCCACTAATGGGCCAGCCGAGTATTCATCTTTTACTAAACGACTGGGTCCGGACTGCAGACTTAGACCAGATAAATCAATGCCTGGTGATACAACTCGCTCATAATGATATGGATTCACGCACACTGAATCACATTTGAGATCAAAAGCATATGCACAGTATTTAACgtgctttaattcatttttatgaaGATCTGGCCATCGCCAAATACGGGCATATATAACATGCGGAAACCCTTTTCGCCCTGCAACCTAAAAATTAGAAGATGTTAGGAAAAGTTTATATGAATAGAGTCTAGAGTGGTagaacaaaaatagaaaacaatcaTAGTAATAtctatatgttcatatgtaaaaaattatgaaatcacCTGCAATCTACCATCCAGCGTTCGTTGTATAGTCACGCATTTGCTTGGATGTGCACCATTTGTGGTGATAGCTGTTATCAGTGAATCCAATTCGTCACGCTTTTCTTTTAACTTCTTTACCAGTGATTCTATAGCCCGTTTTGCAAAACCCTCACTTTCCCCACCTTGTCGATGGCACATTAATGAATGAACAATGCTAAGACATGCATCTGCTGATGTGGGAGCATTTGACGGAGGTGGTGGCATCTGTACCATGTCGCGCACTATTAATGCTAAAAGAATTtacgaaatatatatatatatatatatgtatatagttgtcTATAAATTATCTATTCATGTACTTACTATCTTGTGACGGCACTGGCCCATATAAGTGACCCCCAGGTCCGCCTGCACCACCCCCTCCGGCTAAGCCCACCATACCTGCGTAGTCCTGGGGAACACCCAGACCGCCCCGGGCATCCACTTTGCCGGTGTTCGGGCTATCGCCGTCACAAAAGCTAAATCCAGATGACGACCACAAATTGACTGCTCTTTTTAGGCGGACAATTAGCCGCCAACGAATCCAGACgggaaaatatgtatatcaaattaaaataattagtttaagcGTTGCAAATTAGTCTCAGTTGCACTTGAAGGAATTGATTTATTAATACACAATTCAGTCTAATGAAAGCACTGCAAGTATTTCAAGTTGTCGCTCTATtcgattaaaatcaaaatcGTTTGATTACATaggaaaccaattttaaaacttgGTGTGAATACAATATTACAAGGTTGATCTCTCTGCTACATTTAATTCTAAGACACCAcaccgattattttttttatgttcattaGTATATTTTActacaataatttcattttttccaGTCTTGTCCTTCGAAAATCATAGCGAAAATTCCCTTACTTCTTTtccttttctgttttatttcactttttcttcACACACTCATGTATATGCTGCAATTCTATTTTTATGCACAATTGATCGTAGCGCAGCTTGTGGTCAAATGCAAACAACGCCCGCCTTGCGGCTTAATTTCGAATTCGcaagtttgtatttttaatttatttttgctgtttctTTACATTCTCACAATTCCAAACAATTTTCTTTGTCCATTGTCGACTGTGTCGCAGTTCGTCACTCGGCGCTCTCCACCATCTGCACTCGCAAACGAATCCACATAAAACTACACTAATTAGATACAATTTTCGTCaaacatttttctctttttacaAGCATTACGGACGCTTCCGTACAAAAATGAAACGCGTACAATTGCACGGTAttgttaaaaagatatttatacaaatttcaaataattaattagcGTATTTacacttaaattattatttttatcagaCTGCCGCAAAAATTTCCCTTGCGTTTTTCtacgaagaaaataaatatggcGCCAGTGCACTTTTTCGTGGATGTCTAATATTAGGAAGTATATGGAAagtagtattaaaaaaataccttaTGATTGACAGCTGTTACCATGCGAATAATAGGAGAAGTAAAACAACAGATTAGTTTTTGACGTGATGTGTCAGTTTTTATTCAGTAATTTTTGGTAACATTTGTGAAAATACATAGTGATATTTAGCAGAATATTATATCTCGATATactatgcaaaataaatatatttattcagaGCATATAAAATGAAGCATTCTACTTCACCCACACCATCACTGGCTGGGTCCAGTTATGCGCCATCCTATGCAACATCTCGCGGTCAATCGCCACTACCGCCGCCTGCAAATCATACAAGAAATTGTCTATCAGCAACAAGCAAAAGTTACAAATACCTACGGCGATTACTCAAGTTTAACCAAATGGACTTCGAGTTTGCTGTTTGGCAAatgatatatttgtttatatcaCCACAAAAAGTTTACAGAAATTTTAACTACAGAAAACGTGTGTATTATAACTCATTTCATGCAAGTATAttgacaaaaatcaaaatatttattatatctgtTTAGAGACTAAATCACAATTCGCCAGAGATGATCCtgcttttttagttttacttgTAATTTGCCTTTGTGGTAAGATCCTAATTACCGAAAAAACATGttgcacttttttaattttctttttgtgtttttcataCATTTGATACTCTTAACAGTGACCTCTGTGGTACTCGCATGGACAATGGGACTAAACTTTTTGCAGagtatttcattcattttatatGTTGTGTTTGTGGATTGCATCTTTGCAGGGATCATTGTAGCTTCGTTCCTCTGGATAGTGACGAATCGTTACTTGCGCAGCAGTAGTTTGGAACCTGATATCGAGTGGGGCTATGCTTTTGATGTTCATTTAAATGCATTCTTTCCACCATTAATACTACTACACTTTGTTCAGCTGTTCTTCTATGATTGGGTTATAAGCCAGCCATGGTTTTTTTCGCGTTTACTTGGAAACACATTTTGGCTTTGCGCGCTgagttattatatatacataacatttTTAGGCTACAactgtaagtatatataatacactgtatacatattaaatcaaacaattgaaacatttatttCCTTCAGGTATAccacatttaaaaaatacgCGCCTGATTCTAATACCTTTACCgataatatttcttttctatCTGGTGACTGTGATCATTGGCTGGAATGTGacgatttcatttattaatttttacaaatatcgtgtttactaaaaatttaaagcaataagttatatatgctttattaatagaattgtttatttatatacttataagaaagtttactacatatttatgtagataTAGAAAGATGTGTAATATTGATATTTCTCAGAATATAAACTGAATCAGTTTTTATTTACAGAACTGTATTCTAACTttcgtatgtatgttttaaattattcacATAAAGTACATGTTTATTGattatgaaagaaaaaacaagtaaCAATAATCTTTATTAGATCTACGCCAATTTAGTGGGTTTAACAAAAGAACGTTTACGCTTGTTACGTTTTCGTTGTAATTCCAAACTGTGCAATTGGGAATGTACTTctgcaaatatttctttttgttcttcCTCGGGGATCGAAGAGCGATATTGTTTCATCATATCATATTTCTCCCATGGTTTTTCATGTGCCAATGCCTGTCGGCGTTGCTTGTCAGTTATGTACTGGTCCACATTAGCTACTCCCTGTAGGTTCTGCCGTTCCCACCGCTCCAACCATGGTCGTGGACGCAATACTACTTTAATATCATTAATTGGCACTTCAGCACTATCATCTAAATTCTCCGGTTCCATATTTATATCAACAGTGCTATATTCTGGCAGTGCGTCCCGTAAGTATAGCAGATGGTCATCCAAACGTTTTTCCAGACGAagcacttcaattttatgtatagTTGGATCGTACAGCTCGTAACGTACTTCAATACCTTGATGATCAATAACGTTGCGTAATATGAAACGAGCCCGAAGACCACAACGATCCCGATGAATACAAATACCTGGAAAATTAAATGTGGTACATTCCGTTAGACAGCAGTAGTCGCTACATTAACAACAGCTCACATATTTTGCACTTACCTACGAAACGACTGATTTTTCCAGCTGCATGTGGATCGGAGCTTGTTACAGCTAATATTGAACCGACATAGAATTCCGGGATATCAATTTTAATGCGACGGTCTAGCATGTCCATGCGCTCAAGTTTCTCACGCACTGGATTACGCCATTCGACTTTGGGATCCGGTAAAAATTCCGGATAGATAAAACGATAATTTTGTGGAATAACAGATTTTCGCCCTTCAATAGACCCTGTGGAGTTTGGTTgactttgtttttgaatataagGTGGTATTTCATTTGCCTGaggttttgttgaaaatgtgACTGCATAACAAGTGagtagcaaaaataaattaaatcgtCATTCACTCATATgttgataaattttatataccgatTCTGATAAAACTGTTTCCTTTCCTCCAACTGGTAGTAAATACACGGTTTGttatattcatttttaataaattttaattcttaaatgagatttcaatacaattttactCCGGTCTATTGATTATGGTTGTTCAGtcagagatatacatatatctttatattcTCTGGTTCAGTAACCCAATATTAAATGTCAAAACAAATCAGATGTTATATCCTTCTATTACAAAATGTCATTGTAAAAGatgcagttttgttgttttttgctcctgaaaaattaattaatacgtCTTCCCTTAAGGTTGGTCAGAtattattaaatcaaaaaaatcaatatatcaTTTCAGATATCATTCCATGTtatgttataataataaaattacacagaagaagaaaaatgtatttaagcTTGGTAACCATTGAAAGATATggtacttcattttcattcttaACCCAAGTTGGCAACGCGTTTTATTCATGTGTTGGTGACTTGCTCGTCGAAATTCAAGAAATTCCTTTAAATAttgtacattaaaaaatatatataacataagTGACTGACACCCAACAAAGACGTGTTGATTCAACAAATAGATGCTACAAAAGTTTGCATTGATCAGAGTTATTCTTTTACAGAAAGACATCGACTACATGATGCCTATTTACACATATGAGTGTACATGTGTGCTACATCTGTGTGTGTTCATTAAATCTTGATGAAAGTATATAAAGACCGTCATTTCACAAACAGATTTCGCTTCGTGTTGTGCTTTGCGAAGCCTTTTCAGGTGCATTTTTCTCCATGCCGGATGGAATAAGAATGGAAAAGCCATGTGCTAGGATAATATGCTTTCATACTTGTAAACACTGTTCTATTGTGGGGTAAAGGACATGTAAAAACTTTGTTTTGTCAGCGACTACAAAAGGTAGAATACACAACTGCACACGTGTCAAAGGCCTTGCGGTGCTTACGTGAGTGTAAACGGGATAGATAGACTACTAGAAAGGTGGAAACTGTCGAAACAGGCAGTATTCGCGACAATCGTGGGAATTTCTTAGCACGACTTTCGACGAGCCATTCGAAAAGTGCTATTTTATGTGAACAGACGTTAAAAATTTTACGTTCTTTGATGTTGCATTTCTTAGTAAAATTAAGTATTTACTTAGGTTGCATGAATTTGTGACTATTTATAGCATCAGTTAAAGAATATTACACGTGCCGCAAGAATAGTGATACTTCAACCACATAAGTTTTCCTTGCAATCTAGTATTTTGTGCACTCGTGACGATCCGGTCTTGCCCCTCCACCGCCGTATGTTTTGCGTTATACCTTTCGTCttgctacatacatatctaacaTTGACGCCGCTATTTTATTGaacttatttacatattcaaaTCATTGCTGTTGTAAAAAGACCTATTTCAAAGTTTTGGACTATTCTTATTTTGTTAGTTCTGTGAGCAGACAACGGCCTCAAACTGGCGGAAAAGAAGGTCGCTTTGACATTATGCCAGACTTCTGTGGTAAGTATGATGAAAATGTGCAGTTAAGATTTTCTGCCAAATCTGAGAGGTGGAGTCTTAGCATATTTCATATTAAACCATTTATTCCCATACACCACATATGTCAACCATATTATTTTTGCTACACAAAAGTAAATAACTCATTTATTTCTGAGTTGTTGATAATAAGGGTTAAACTTTTTAAGTGAGAACAAGGAAATCTACTTAGAAATTTTGTATCATTGGATGCGAATATATCAAAGCACTTTGAATGATTAGCCTTGCTATGAAAAAAGATAACACTAAAAATAAATCAGCTGTTTTGTGTTTACAAAGAATACTGAAAGTAACGAAACCTTATTTAGATATCAGAGGCCAGGTATATTTAATTACTAAGAAGTACCAAGCGGGCtcatctttgaaaaattatattagcaaTTTTCTTAATAGTGTTTGTATCCCTTGCCGATTGTAGGAGTAATACTAAATTTGAAGTAATATGTGATTGCATATTTTAGAGAGAATGTTAGACTTTCTGTTAAGTACTTTAAagatatttaagttttgcaacaatcgttcaatattttgattgcatatatgtatgtatatgtgggatGTACATTTGCCACTCCTCGAACAAATGTGCATTACAAGTAAAATGAAGTGCTTCTGTAATTGTATCAGCTCAAGCGGGAACAACAAACTTAACTTACTTTAAAACCACTTTCACTTTTATGTTGAGGTTCAGTTtgggatacatacatatgtaaatgcacgTATGTAAACTTGGCTATATAATTTTACGGTATAAGTTACTTACTACAATCAGTTTTATCCATTGAAgtattaagaaataataattttttttttttaattctgtgtATCCTTTTTTTTTAGCTAAAAGTTTACTATGCTGTTATCGAAGATGTAATTGCGAATGTGCGCGACGCCTTTCTGGATGAGGGTGTCGACGAACAGGTTTTACAAGAGATGAAACAAAATTGGCGGGCAAAACTAATGGCAAGCAAAGCTGTGGAAATAAATCCGGAACCTCCAGAGCCACAACCGCCACCAATTGTAGCCAATAATCCGAAGGTAGGGTGgttgacttttttatttattaaataaacgtATTTGTTCAATTCAAGTagctttattattaatattaattcagGTTATcgaattaattaagaaaaaccGTGAACATTTTTTGTTACCCATATtcgtataaatattttgcaatcgacaattaatattttatgttaaagagtaggataaaaataataaattgtcctaaattcatataataattattattgtttatagtTTATATTATACAggtcaaatttcaatttttttccttaatgTCAGTAATAGAAAAACAGGTCTTTTGTTATATGCCTTGTTATGAACTAAGAACTCTAGATAACTCtgattttagatattttaaaagaatatataattgattaaatgatataataacACCTCTTTCTCCCCAATTTACTCTTCGTTATTTctactgaaacaaaataaataaaatatcacatttacacatatattatacaaCTGGAATTTgtataacaaacaaaattcaCTTCGCCAAATATTGACCATTTAAATACTTTACAATTTGAATATTCCTCCATGAATTCGTCAacctatgtttgtatgtgttcgGCTGTGCATTTTACGTTAACATACTTATTTCTACGAAACTAATGCAACACAATATTATTACGACACCAAAAACACATTCGCAACACTTCTTGGAATCTACCAAATATGATCCATTGATGGAACTTTTACTCACGTAGCCATCAAAGGTAATTGAGCCACTCAacttgttgttgtatatatgagtaatacatatgtaaacatttttatataatccatatccacattttttataacatccCCGATTTCGGCTAAccatttggtaaatttttaatacataaatatttttagttttattacatATCTAtagtttatttcaaaattctaaatttcCTTCTAACAGTCCCTATATCAATTGTCTCACACTTATTTATAGTAGTAGGTATGTACGTTTCGTTAGTAaactaaaaacataattattcCAAACAATGCTTATAGGCTGCCACCGCCAAAGCTAAGAAAGCAGCAGCGGCTGCCGCTGCAGCTGCAGCTCAACAAAACAGCAGTAATAATGCAACCAACGATATAAAACCAAGCATTGCACAGCTACAGTCGAACGTGGTAAATGGAGCTGGTACTATCGGTGGTCCGACCACATCAGCTGCAGCCAACAACTCGGCCGCAATGAATGGAGGTCTTAAACAGGAGTTGGGAAAGTCAGTGTCGACACTAAGCGGCGGATTGGGCAACAGCTTACAGAAATCGAATGTGATTGGCAGCGCGCAAACAGGTGCAGCACCAGTAGCTTCTTCATCAGGAATAGGCGGTGGTGTAGGTGGGTCACAGCCACAATCAACAAATTCAACCATACCGATTGTAGCCACACTTGATCCGAATCGCATTATGCCTGTAAACGTGAGTAATACtacttttatcaaaaaaaaaaaagcatttagCACGTTTGAATGTTCGTATTTGCAATCCAGATAACATTACCCGCTCAAACTGGCTCCATGAACACAGAATCTCGCGTGCTCACCATACATGTTCCAGCATCGGCGCTTCAAGATAATCAGCTAACACAAATTTTGACCGCGCATTTAATTTCGTCTATAATGTCGTTGCCAACAACGCTGGCCTCCTCAGTGTTGCAGCAGCACGTGAATGCGGCGCTCATTAATAGCAACATGCAGAGTAAGTATTGGTTGTGACTATTTTAACAAAGCTCATTTCAAAAGTAATTGATCGCCTTGTAGTACTTAtatttctatacatacatatatgtatgtagttgttaATAACgtggttttgaaaaatttcagaaagttTCAATGCTTCAAAGCAACTTGATGGCGCTGTAGACACTTCAGACGAAGACGAAAGTGAAGAAAGCGATGATAACATGGAcaatgatgatgacgatgattTAGATAAAGACGATGACGAAGACGCGGAAAACGACGGTGGCGCCGAAGAAGAACCGCTCAACAGTGATGATGATGTGACGGACGAGGATGCCAGCGATGTATTCGAAACGGATAACGTTATTGTTTGTCAGTACGATAAGGTACGTTTTTGATCTAATTAGCATTTATGGTGGCAATCATGAGAACTCtatgtgtattttttatttgcttttacagATCACACGTTCACGTAACAAATGGAAGTTTTACCTCAAGGATGGTATTATGAATATAGGTGGGAAAGATTATGTATTCCAAAAGTCCAATGGAGACGCGGAGTGGTAAAAACCATTACCACAAGACAGTAATGTTATTTGCTACTTTTAATGCTACCACACATTTGCTTTCTGTAATTTTTGAGCAATTGTTCATGCCAaaagacaaaattttttaatttacagttGTTATTAATTCTGTATCAGCAAGGCGTACATAAgcattcatattcatattatttGCGCTTATATATTGTATTAAGTTCGACATATTTCCCAAGCACACAATTTAAATAAGGATTTATATGCACCGTTGATTTGAGCAGAAATTGCAGTTTGAAAGCTTGATAATCTCTTTGCCAAACATAATTGCATCAAATAAAAAGAGTTAagcacatgtatatatacacatatatatgtatatgcatactttTTTGTGCTCTGGTAGAATACCTGATATATGGCAAACAGTACATTGATAAcagcaaagcaaacaaatatttacatagaatTCGTTATAGATTAGAAAAGTAACAGCAAAAATAGTGTTGATGAGAAAACACATTTACTTTTACATATAAAACCGTAATAGCTTTGTATTATTATAAAGTTTAACAAAGCTGAAAATAGTTATTGTATTATCTAATTTacattattacaaaataaaaatatcaaattcaaGGCTCTAACAAATATTGTTTCTTTTGGACATAGTTTTGAAATGCTCGAGGTTGACCTCTCAATTGTGCATATTGtaatctttttatataaaatacagcatatgtacatacgtacgtgTGTATAACAATTTATAATTACTCTGTATCTAGAATCGAAAGCGATTtcagaagtacatacatatttccaggGCCGTGGAAAGAAAATTGGGGGCCCAAGAATGATTGCAGTGAGTTTCTGGGTCAAAAAAGTCCTTAAAACATTGTTACAAACACCGGACCTCCCTGAGAACTTCGGGCTCGGGAGGAATTGTTCCCGATCTTAAAACCCGCTCCCCTCCTTCACTGAGTATGTATATCAATAGCTCTTTAagggcaaaaatatttttaggaatTTTCCCATCTTTGGGAACACTTTATAggaaaaaaagcgaatttttacgaaaaagttgtgtaatttattattgtaaaacaATTGGTGCAGTAATTTTGAACTTATTTATACATGAATTCATTAAGGTTAAAAAATTGAAACCCACCCTACCTCTCCCTTAAACCAGTAGATATTCCCATTCGTCAGAACTATATTATGTTAAAACTATTATGAttggtaattaatttttattttaattgtatccTTTAAAATTTACAGATATAGCTTATGGatctaattaaaaacaaaaaataaagaaaacacctGCATTCTTGAATTTACTCTTCGAATACAAACGCCATTTACTTGCCTTATCTTGTTTAAAGTATTTATCAGCAACAAAatgaaattcttcttcttattgaaattattacaaTTGTTAAAATACTGCATTCATattgttgttgatttaaaatatttcattacagatatattttcgcttaatttttttattgcatttagttatttattagtcacaaaacacatatgtatattactaacTGTACTTAGTAGGGACAACAACGTTATTTCGTTGTgtggttgttatttttatacattgttTTTCATTATAGACGGTTATTATtaactatataaaaatatatgtatgtgctttttAAATTCTCAAGTGTTCTATTTTGTGTCCATCGGTGTCTGTTCGTTTTTTTGTGATaacaaaaattgtgttatataatatttgcaaatgtGTTGAATAGACAAACTCTGTTTAAAATAGCtccaaatggaaaaaaaataaaatatggctTAATTATAGTGATTGCAAGAGCAACAATGAGTTTGAACATATTCAATTACAAAAGTTATCGAATACACAAAATGACATATACTGTACTCAAAGTCGCAAAAAATCATGTGTTGAATAAATCAATGGTTCACTTTGAATTACAATGTCTATGCTGTGGTTTATTGATAAACagcaaaatttgttaaatattttatatactattgATAACAAAATCCCGTTTTTAATATTCCTTAAATTCTACACTTTTAATTCAAAGTATTTGCAGTTTTTGTTAGTGTATAAAGTTGAAATAAGTTAATTTCAAAATGCAGATAATATAAATTTGCTGCCTTTCggattttatttttggaaaaagcttTAGTAACCAAATATTCGCCATGCAAATACAGGccaaatataaatgaaaaatacgttaacaaattaaatatcgagcaaatatatacatatacatttatacatgtGGCATTTCAATTTCGTCTGTGACTTTATTTACTtgatcataataataataacaaagttcaattttaaaaataagccTACAACCTAATAATAAAATCCAGAATCTTATTTTATCAACGTATTAATGATAAACCTTTTCATTTGAATGTGGTAAAATCATATAAATCAAATgagaattgaaattattatcGGTTAGCTTTTTAGcacaaagtttgtaaaattcttaaaaatacaaaactcaCACTAAACCCCCATACAAAAGATTACAGCAAGTacaatagatattttttttaattataaaattaaagagtGTTGCTACTTATTTTAGAAATAGGGATAAAACAGCTCtatgttatatatttgtataactgTTCTTTAGGGGGAGtagggtttttaaattttttatgtcttAACTATTTATCCAAATTTACTGATAACACTGTATGTTCACGAATATCTTGAGTGTGACGCATTACTGGTGTACACTTTCGAGATTTCTATATTTTGCGATTTGAGTAGCcacactttttttataatttgtgtctactaaataaattgaaaaaaaaaaaaaataagtgctaCTACACAAATTAATTTCTATAACTTATGTTACATGATGCCAAATTTATTCAATGTTCAACTTGTAGTTACAAAttctcaaaacaaatttttggtgcCTTTTCTCACCTTTGATTTGTGCAGATGGCTTAACTAAATCTAAACAACACATTaccatacaaataaaaaaatagttcgtATTCGTACAAACACTAAGTAATTGTGTgtatctttaatatttttttatcgattccatatatgtatg comes from the Bactrocera neohumeralis isolate Rockhampton chromosome 2, APGP_CSIRO_Bneo_wtdbg2-racon-allhic-juicebox.fasta_v2, whole genome shotgun sequence genome and includes:
- the LOC126751456 gene encoding transcription initiation factor IIA subunit 1 isoform X1; this encodes MKQNWRAKLMASKAVEINPEPPEPQPPPIVANNPKPSKAATAKAKKAAAAAAAAAAQQNSSNNATNDIKPSIAQLQSNVVNGAGTIGGPTTSAAANNSAAMNGGLKQELGKSVSTLSGGLGNSLQKSNVIGSAQTGAAPVASSSGIGGGVGGSQPQSTNSTIPIVATLDPNRIMPVNITLPAQTGSMNTESRVLTIHVPASALQDNQLTQILTAHLISSIMSLPTTLASSVLQQHVNAALINSNMQKSFNASKQLDGAVDTSDEDESEESDDNMDNDDDDDLDKDDDEDAENDGGAEEEPLNSDDDVTDEDASDVFETDNVIVCQYDKITRSRNKWKFYLKDGIMNIGGKDYVFQKSNGDAEW
- the LOC126751456 gene encoding transcription initiation factor IIA subunit 1 isoform X2, which produces MKQNWRAKLMASKAVEINPEPPEPQPPPIVANNPKAATAKAKKAAAAAAAAAAQQNSSNNATNDIKPSIAQLQSNVVNGAGTIGGPTTSAAANNSAAMNGGLKQELGKSVSTLSGGLGNSLQKSNVIGSAQTGAAPVASSSGIGGGVGGSQPQSTNSTIPIVATLDPNRIMPVNITLPAQTGSMNTESRVLTIHVPASALQDNQLTQILTAHLISSIMSLPTTLASSVLQQHVNAALINSNMQKSFNASKQLDGAVDTSDEDESEESDDNMDNDDDDDLDKDDDEDAENDGGAEEEPLNSDDDVTDEDASDVFETDNVIVCQYDKITRSRNKWKFYLKDGIMNIGGKDYVFQKSNGDAEW
- the LOC126751516 gene encoding protein unc-50 homolog, with the translated sequence MKHSTSPTPSLAGSSYAPSYATSRGQSPLPPPANHTRNCLSATSKSYKYLRRLLKFNQMDFEFAVWQMIYLFISPQKVYRNFNYRKQTKSQFARDDPAFLVLLVICLCVTSVVLAWTMGLNFLQSISFILYVVFVDCIFAGIIVASFLWIVTNRYLRSSSLEPDIEWGYAFDVHLNAFFPPLILLHFVQLFFYDWVISQPWFFSRLLGNTFWLCALSYYIYITFLGYNCIPHLKNTRLILIPLPIIFLFYLVTVIIGWNVTISFINFYKYRVY
- the LOC126751515 gene encoding 39S ribosomal protein L19, mitochondrial, which produces MNITNRVFTTSWRKGNSFIRIVTFSTKPQANEIPPYIQKQSQPNSTGSIEGRKSVIPQNYRFIYPEFLPDPKVEWRNPVREKLERMDMLDRRIKIDIPEFYVGSILAVTSSDPHAAGKISRFVGICIHRDRCGLRARFILRNVIDHQGIEVRYELYDPTIHKIEVLRLEKRLDDHLLYLRDALPEYSTVDINMEPENLDDSAEVPINDIKVVLRPRPWLERWERQNLQGVANVDQYITDKQRRQALAHEKPWEKYDMMKQYRSSIPEEEQKEIFAEVHSQLHSLELQRKRNKRKRSFVKPTKLA